Proteins encoded together in one Lathyrus oleraceus cultivar Zhongwan6 chromosome 5, CAAS_Psat_ZW6_1.0, whole genome shotgun sequence window:
- the LOC127078556 gene encoding uncharacterized protein LOC127078556 yields MGRITDFLGAPQSVVRRRPNQVIIQGEEPTIDQVRPQRQAPDERVMGARLEQQPIRREAPEEQPRRVIMVNRDQDADEVIHRVRRENLMENDLTKLPRGSKIPKSTKFSGDTSESTIEHIAKYMTEAGDLANSENLRMKYFPSSLTKNAFTWFTTLPPNSIDAWPQLERLFHEQLYMGQTKISLKELSSIKRKFTEPIDDYLNRFCLFKSR; encoded by the exons ATGGGACGCATAACAGATTTTCTAGGCGCCCCACAATCTGTTGTTCGACGCAGGCCAAACCAGGTTATAATCCAGGGAGAAGAACCAACGATAGATCAGGTTCGACCACAAAGGCAAGCCCCTGACGAAAGAGTCATGGGGGCAAGATTGGAACAACAACCAATTCGACGGGAAGCCCCTGAAGAACAACCTAGGAGAGTGATAATGGTTAATAGGGACCAGGATGCAGACGAAGTAATTCATAGAGTCAGGCGGGAAAACCTGATGGAAAATGACTTAACCA AATTACCAAGGGGTTCTAAAATCCCTAAGTCCACCAAattctcaggggacactagtgaaTCCACTATAGAGCACATAGCCAAATACATGACTGAGGCAGGGGATTTGGCGAACAGTGAGAACTTAAGGATGaaatatttccctagttcttTAACAAAGAACGCCTTCACGTGGTTTACAACTTTGCCACCAAATTCCATAGATGCTTGGCCCCAGTTAGAAAGATTGTTTCATGAACAACTCTACATGGGCCAAACTAAGATAAGTCTTAAGGAATTATCCAGCATCAAAAGAAAATTCACCGAACCTATAGATGATTATCTGAATAGGTTCTGTTTGTTTAAATCTAGATGA